Proteins encoded by one window of Glycine soja cultivar W05 chromosome 15, ASM419377v2, whole genome shotgun sequence:
- the LOC114387962 gene encoding abscisic acid receptor PYL12-like, whose product MLCKQNLETPTIKAMLNTYHASKLPSNQCGSSLVQTIDAPLPLVWSLIRRFEYPQGYKLFVKKCTLLDGNGGIGSVREVMVTSGLPAGVSVERLDKLDDDKHVFKFSIIGGDHRLVNYSSTITLHQEEEEYGGKTVAIESYAVDVPAGSTVDDTCSFANTIIACNLRSLAKITEEMVCKANQIKV is encoded by the coding sequence ATGCTTTGCAAGCAAAATTTAGAGACCCCAACAATAAAAGCCATGCTTAACACCTACCATGCCTCCAAACTACCATCAAACCAGTGTGGTTCTAGCCTTGTGCAAACAATAGATGCACCTTTACCTCTTGTATGGTCCCTTATAAGGCGCTTTGAGTATCCACAAGGGTACAagctctttgtgaagaagtgcACCCTTCTTGATGGGAATGGTGGCATTGGAAGCGTGCGTGAGGTCATGGTCACATCTGGGTTACCAGCTGGTGTTAGTGTGGAGAGGTTGGACAAGCTCGATGATGATAAGCATGTCTTCAAGTTTAGCATCATTGGTGGTGATCACAGGCTTGTCAATTATAGTTCCACCATTACTTTGCATCAAGAGGAAGAGGAGTACGGGGGAAAGACGGTGGCGATAGAGTCGTACGCGGTGGACGTTCCGGCGGGGAGTACCGTCGACGATACATGCTCTTTTGCTAATACTATCATAGCTTGCAATCTTAGGTCGTTGGCTAAGATCACAGAAGAAATGGTTTGTAAGGCTAATCAAATTAAGGTTTAA